The following coding sequences are from one uncultured Desulfobacter sp. window:
- a CDS encoding phytochelatin synthase family protein produces MKHLFKFYIVRVYLTIRYFFHWATGTGSFGPGQARHIASSDEGAKGQIQAALFRHHVKQYHESSCSVASVVGVVNALRERYGCTGPAVTQQAILDKVRTAHWKERMGPDGYNGRRGLPLAVLSDVVQDSLKAYGVPFKRVEMIQGDLGPGKARVKQLILGHLKKFQSLDNCVIIAHFDQGTFIKELNIPHISPVGGFDPSTDWVTILDVDPDQHQAYDIPFERFYQGIATGYAGVFRPFGYDCGGVVVIQLS; encoded by the coding sequence ATGAAACATCTTTTTAAATTTTACATTGTCCGGGTTTATCTGACCATCAGATATTTTTTCCATTGGGCAACGGGCACAGGCAGCTTTGGCCCGGGCCAGGCACGGCATATTGCCTCATCTGACGAAGGCGCCAAAGGGCAAATTCAAGCGGCCCTGTTTCGGCACCATGTCAAACAATACCATGAATCTTCGTGTTCCGTGGCGTCGGTGGTGGGGGTGGTCAACGCCTTAAGGGAACGGTACGGATGCACCGGTCCCGCAGTTACCCAGCAGGCCATTCTGGACAAGGTGCGAACAGCCCACTGGAAAGAGCGCATGGGCCCGGACGGGTATAATGGGCGGCGGGGCCTTCCGTTGGCCGTTCTCAGCGATGTTGTCCAGGACAGTCTTAAGGCCTATGGTGTCCCCTTTAAACGGGTTGAAATGATCCAGGGAGACCTGGGCCCGGGCAAGGCCAGGGTGAAACAACTGATTCTCGGACACCTTAAAAAATTTCAATCCCTGGACAATTGCGTGATCATTGCCCACTTTGACCAGGGCACGTTTATAAAAGAACTGAATATCCCCCATATTTCACCCGTGGGGGGCTTTGATCCCTCAACCGATTGGGTCACCATCCTGGATGTTGATCCGGATCAGCACCAGGCGTATGACATTCCCTTTGAGCGGTTTTATCAAGGTATCGCTACCGGATACGCGGGGGTGTTCAGGCCCTTCGGGTATGACTGCGGCGGGGTTGTGGTTATTCAGCTGTCCTGA
- a CDS encoding TRAP transporter large permease, which produces MSPVLAGILGIAVMIIMFMTQMPVAFVMALVGVVGFSMMTSPDTGLVLLSRNIYETFASYDLTTIPLFILMGQLGFNSGISKRLYGAGYKFLGSVRGGLAMATVTACTAFGAVCGSSPATAATMATVGLPEMKRFNYDDTLATGSVASGGGIGMIMPPSVVLIIYGILTEQSIGQLFVAGIFPALLVTVLFICSVYITCLLDEHAGPAGEKFSWAERFKALLGLGETLIIFALVVGGIFYGLFTPTEAASVGAFGVLVIAVVKRQLTWKGFVKSLMETLTTSCMVLMLIAGAVIFGKFLAVTRIPFEIASWVSGLNMAPSLVIAVIILIYFLGGCFMDALAFVTLTVPIFFPVVMELGYDPIWFGIIIVMVTEMGVITPPVGINVYVVYGVAQNVLSHHVPLEKIFKGITPFLIALIIGVIILIAFPVIILFLPHLMYS; this is translated from the coding sequence ATGAGTCCCGTTCTTGCAGGAATTCTCGGCATTGCCGTCATGATCATCATGTTCATGACCCAGATGCCCGTTGCATTTGTTATGGCCCTGGTGGGGGTTGTTGGATTTTCAATGATGACAAGCCCCGATACCGGGCTTGTCCTTTTATCCAGAAATATCTATGAAACCTTTGCCTCCTATGATTTGACCACGATCCCGCTGTTTATTCTCATGGGGCAGCTGGGATTCAACTCCGGTATATCCAAGCGGCTTTATGGGGCTGGGTATAAATTTCTGGGCAGCGTGCGCGGCGGCCTTGCCATGGCAACGGTTACCGCCTGTACGGCATTCGGGGCGGTCTGCGGCTCAAGTCCGGCCACGGCCGCCACCATGGCCACGGTGGGTTTGCCCGAGATGAAGCGATTCAACTATGACGATACCCTGGCCACGGGCTCTGTGGCCTCGGGCGGCGGCATCGGCATGATCATGCCCCCGTCGGTGGTGCTGATCATCTACGGCATTTTAACGGAACAATCCATTGGCCAGCTGTTCGTGGCGGGTATTTTCCCGGCCCTTCTGGTGACCGTACTCTTTATCTGTTCGGTGTATATCACCTGCCTTCTGGACGAACATGCCGGACCTGCCGGGGAAAAATTTTCCTGGGCCGAACGGTTCAAAGCGCTTTTGGGCCTGGGCGAAACCTTGATCATCTTTGCCCTGGTGGTGGGCGGCATTTTTTACGGGCTGTTTACGCCAACCGAAGCGGCGTCGGTGGGCGCATTCGGTGTCCTGGTCATTGCCGTGGTCAAACGTCAACTCACCTGGAAGGGGTTTGTGAAATCCTTAATGGAGACATTGACCACCTCCTGCATGGTGCTGATGCTGATTGCAGGCGCCGTTATTTTCGGCAAATTTTTAGCCGTAACCCGGATACCCTTTGAGATTGCATCCTGGGTGAGCGGACTTAACATGGCGCCGTCCCTGGTCATTGCTGTGATTATTCTGATCTATTTCCTGGGCGGCTGTTTCATGGATGCCCTGGCCTTTGTAACCCTCACGGTCCCCATCTTTTTCCCGGTGGTCATGGAACTGGGGTATGACCCCATCTGGTTCGGCATTATCATTGTCATGGTTACGGAGATGGGGGTTATCACGCCGCCTGTGGGCATTAATGTCTATGTGGTTTACGGGGTGGCCCAAAACGTATTGTCCCATCATGTGCCCCTGGAGAAAATATTCAAGGGGATTACCCCGTTTCTGATCGCCCTGATCATCGGGGTTATCATTCTCATTGCCTTTCCTGTTATTATTTTATTCCTTCCCCATTTGATGTATTCTTAA
- a CDS encoding lysophospholipid acyltransferase family protein, whose product MIKRLKFIIYTRPFICFIYYFIRLYTATFRLKIENEKSWQAMRNGSRPVILVTWHQQFLSAIRHFKTYERFHPGLMISKSRDGELISGVARRSGWHTPRGSSSRGGKEALAEMIAHLNTHGFGAHILDGPTGPMGKVKPGVIKMALQTNAVIVPFFTDADRAWFFNSWDRFMVPKPFAKVRLRFLDPIHICDRENEDFETLRKGLEEMMLPGLHCQDSQDS is encoded by the coding sequence ATGATTAAACGACTTAAATTTATTATTTATACCCGCCCATTTATCTGCTTTATATATTATTTCATACGCCTTTATACTGCGACCTTCAGGCTAAAAATTGAAAATGAAAAAAGCTGGCAGGCCATGCGCAATGGGAGCCGGCCGGTCATTCTGGTGACCTGGCACCAGCAGTTTCTTTCGGCCATCCGGCACTTTAAAACATATGAGCGCTTCCACCCGGGACTGATGATTTCAAAAAGCCGGGACGGGGAGCTTATTTCCGGCGTGGCCCGGCGCAGCGGATGGCACACCCCACGGGGATCATCCTCAAGGGGAGGCAAAGAAGCCCTGGCAGAAATGATTGCCCATCTCAATACCCATGGATTCGGCGCGCATATTCTGGACGGCCCGACCGGCCCCATGGGCAAGGTCAAGCCGGGCGTCATAAAAATGGCATTGCAGACCAATGCCGTAATCGTCCCATTTTTTACCGATGCCGACCGGGCCTGGTTTTTTAATTCCTGGGACAGGTTTATGGTTCCCAAGCCCTTTGCCAAAGTCCGGCTGCGTTTTTTAGATCCCATCCACATCTGCGACAGGGAAAATGAAGACTTTGAAACCCTGCGCAAAGGTCTTGAAGAGATGATGCTGCCGGGCCTGCACTGTCAGGACAGTCAGGACAGCTGA
- a CDS encoding FmdE family protein: MEDFNTLLEGSAKAHGHLCPGQVIGVRMAMLGCRLIGLDEPATLPQIKKIIVYVEIDRCATDAISYVTGVKLGRRSLKFIDNGIMAATFVNLETDKAFRIVSTETARDLALEMRPHIEDPRQAQFEAYKIMDDSDLFTVTQVKVNVPASDMPGPTQFKAVCAQCGIVVRDKKEVFKNNQILCRPCALGTYYEPVDTP, from the coding sequence TTGGAAGATTTTAATACATTACTTGAAGGATCGGCAAAGGCCCATGGTCATCTGTGTCCGGGGCAGGTGATCGGGGTGCGTATGGCCATGCTCGGTTGCCGGCTCATCGGGTTGGATGAACCGGCCACACTGCCCCAGATCAAAAAAATTATTGTCTATGTGGAGATAGACCGGTGCGCCACGGACGCCATCTCCTATGTCACCGGCGTAAAGCTTGGCAGACGCTCCTTAAAGTTCATTGATAACGGGATTATGGCAGCCACCTTTGTGAACCTTGAAACGGACAAGGCCTTTAGAATCGTCTCCACGGAAACCGCCCGGGATCTTGCCCTGGAAATGAGGCCACACATTGAAGATCCAAGGCAGGCCCAGTTTGAAGCCTACAAAATCATGGACGATTCAGATCTCTTTACCGTTACCCAGGTAAAGGTAAATGTCCCGGCATCGGACATGCCCGGCCCCACACAGTTCAAAGCGGTTTGTGCCCAATGCGGCATTGTGGTCAGGGATAAAAAAGAGGTGTTCAAAAACAATCAGATCCTGTGCCGTCCCTGCGCCCTGGGCACCTATTATGAACCTGTGGACACGCCTTAG
- the hrpB gene encoding ATP-dependent helicase HrpB, protein MFNDMEKHLVMTRHPENGLSMLPSNVRNRPGISDLPVVAVLGPLDQALEEKGRALLAAPPGAGKTTLVPLSLMDRPWLKNKKIIMLEPRRLAARACAGHMAELLGETPGQRVGYQVRMERCIGPKTQVEIVTEGILTRRLQSDPGLEGVGLVIFDEFHERHLHGDLALALSLDSAQGFADDLRIAVMSATMDIQALSALLGNAPVISSQGKTWPVETIYVDPHNQKTASGTKTGWAGIMPACLKTVAKAVAGHDGDILVFLPGAAAIRMLAEKLNETFKQDPTVEVAPLFGSLSFRDQKAAIEPAAPGNKKIVIATPIAETSLTIQGIRVVVDAGLVNQPEFSPGRGMTRLVTRPVSKASADQRRGRAGRTAPGTCYRLWPQYIHQGLVPFNRPEILNADLAHLVLELALWGVRDPSELEWLDIPSPTSISAAKGLLVSLNALDHYGAITAHGREMLTAGIHPRLAHMILRAKEMGHGFLGCCLCALVEEKDIVAGEHDRRDPDIVLRLEILAKLWQSQKSRFPHRERALSILNQARRLAGIFNIQNRNMDMSAAGRLLAQAFPDRVAVSRKAGSLSFLTANGNGVFFDTQNALSAREFIVAVEVDGQAKNARIFLAAALDRADLENDFSTALKTQDLVEWDQASGSVKAVRKTLFGRVEVNQMPLAAPAPEAVKSALIRGIGQNGLQSLEWQKKTMNFRHRVIFLKKAAKARPDFAQLPDVGDQVLTETLADWFGPFLSGVTSAAGLKRVDLDGAIKAMFTWDQLKIVDRHAPTHIQVPSGSNIPIRYADKNGPLASPVLAVRIQELFGMTTTPVIAAGQAPLTLHLLSPASRPVQITSDLAHFWAHTYQEVKKDLMGRYPKHYWPQDPHTAQATARAKQHKTK, encoded by the coding sequence ATGTTTAACGATATGGAGAAACACCTGGTTATGACCCGCCATCCGGAAAACGGCCTTTCAATGCTGCCTTCCAATGTAAGAAACCGCCCTGGCATTTCAGACCTGCCTGTGGTGGCGGTGCTGGGCCCACTGGATCAAGCCCTGGAAGAGAAAGGACGCGCCCTGCTTGCCGCCCCGCCGGGCGCCGGAAAAACCACCCTGGTGCCGTTAAGCCTGATGGACCGCCCCTGGCTGAAAAACAAAAAAATCATCATGCTCGAACCCCGGCGGCTGGCCGCCCGGGCCTGTGCCGGACACATGGCCGAACTTCTCGGGGAGACACCGGGGCAGCGCGTTGGATACCAGGTCCGCATGGAACGCTGCATTGGCCCAAAGACCCAGGTGGAGATTGTCACCGAAGGGATTCTCACCCGCAGGCTGCAGTCTGATCCGGGGCTGGAGGGCGTGGGGCTGGTTATCTTTGATGAATTCCATGAACGGCATCTCCATGGGGATCTGGCCCTGGCCCTGAGCCTTGATTCGGCCCAAGGATTTGCCGATGATCTGCGCATTGCCGTCATGTCCGCCACCATGGATATCCAGGCGCTGTCCGCCCTTTTGGGGAATGCACCGGTGATCTCATCCCAGGGCAAAACCTGGCCGGTTGAAACCATATATGTAGATCCGCACAATCAAAAAACCGCATCCGGCACCAAAACTGGATGGGCCGGCATTATGCCTGCCTGCCTAAAAACTGTGGCCAAGGCTGTGGCCGGGCATGACGGAGATATTCTGGTTTTTCTGCCCGGTGCCGCAGCCATCCGAATGCTTGCTGAAAAGCTGAATGAAACATTCAAACAGGATCCAACCGTAGAAGTGGCACCATTGTTCGGCAGCCTCTCTTTTAGGGACCAGAAAGCCGCCATTGAACCGGCAGCGCCAGGAAACAAAAAAATCGTTATCGCCACACCCATTGCAGAGACATCCCTGACCATCCAGGGAATCCGGGTGGTGGTGGATGCAGGGCTGGTCAATCAGCCGGAATTTTCACCGGGCCGGGGCATGACCCGTCTGGTCACCCGGCCCGTGTCCAAAGCGTCTGCGGACCAGCGCCGGGGCCGTGCCGGACGCACCGCGCCGGGCACCTGCTACCGGTTGTGGCCCCAATATATCCACCAGGGCCTTGTGCCCTTCAATCGTCCGGAAATCCTGAATGCGGATCTGGCCCACCTGGTCCTTGAACTCGCACTTTGGGGGGTGCGTGATCCATCCGAACTCGAGTGGCTGGATATCCCTTCCCCAACGTCGATCTCAGCGGCAAAAGGTCTGCTTGTGTCCCTGAATGCCCTGGACCATTACGGCGCCATCACAGCCCATGGCCGGGAGATGCTGACCGCGGGCATCCACCCCCGCCTGGCCCATATGATTCTTCGGGCCAAAGAGATGGGTCACGGCTTTTTGGGGTGCTGTTTGTGTGCATTGGTTGAGGAAAAGGATATCGTTGCCGGTGAACATGACCGACGGGACCCCGATATCGTGCTGCGCCTGGAGATACTGGCCAAACTATGGCAATCGCAAAAAAGCCGTTTCCCCCACCGGGAACGGGCATTATCCATTCTGAACCAGGCCCGGCGGCTGGCAGGCATCTTTAATATCCAAAACCGGAACATGGATATGAGCGCGGCAGGCAGACTTCTGGCCCAGGCCTTTCCCGACCGGGTGGCAGTAAGTCGCAAAGCCGGATCGTTATCATTTCTGACAGCCAACGGCAATGGCGTGTTTTTTGACACCCAAAATGCCTTGTCGGCCCGGGAATTTATTGTGGCCGTTGAGGTGGACGGCCAGGCAAAAAACGCGCGTATTTTTCTGGCGGCAGCCCTGGACCGGGCGGATTTGGAAAATGATTTTTCAACAGCGCTTAAAACCCAGGATCTCGTAGAGTGGGACCAGGCGAGCGGTTCCGTAAAGGCGGTCAGAAAAACCCTGTTCGGGCGGGTTGAAGTCAATCAAATGCCCTTAGCTGCACCGGCCCCCGAAGCCGTAAAATCAGCCTTAATCCGGGGAATCGGACAAAACGGTCTTCAATCCCTTGAATGGCAGAAAAAAACTATGAATTTCAGACACAGGGTAATTTTTCTAAAAAAAGCGGCCAAAGCCCGGCCGGATTTTGCCCAACTGCCGGATGTGGGAGATCAGGTCCTGACAGAGACCCTGGCAGACTGGTTCGGCCCGTTTCTTTCCGGGGTAACCTCTGCGGCCGGACTAAAGCGGGTGGATCTGGATGGTGCCATAAAAGCGATGTTTACCTGGGATCAGTTAAAAATAGTCGACCGACACGCCCCGACCCACATCCAGGTCCCCTCCGGATCAAACATTCCCATCCGGTATGCGGACAAAAACGGCCCCTTGGCATCGCCGGTACTTGCGGTCAGAATACAGGAACTCTTCGGCATGACGACCACCCCGGTGATCGCCGCAGGCCAGGCACCCTTGACCCTTCATCTGTTATCGCCGGCATCCCGGCCGGTTCAGATCACAAGCGATCTTGCTCATTTCTGGGCCCATACCTACCAGGAAGTAAAAAAGGATCTCATGGGGCGTTATCCCAAACATTACTGGCCCCAGGATCCCCATACGGCCCAGGCCACAGCCAGGGCAAAACAGCACAAGACCAAGTAG
- a CDS encoding TRAP transporter substrate-binding protein: protein MKKWSVLIVFLLCLSWACHVSAKTTLRYSNFFPPTHIQSQLAESWCKEVEKRTHGEVVIQYFPASTLTKAPQTYDGVVQGITDIGMTALGYSRGRFPVAEAIDLPMGYTSGVQATTVANAMYEQFKPEEFKETHILYFHAHGPGLIHTRDKEIHSLEDLQGLKIRSTGTSGLVMGALGASPVGKSMRECYQMLQKGVVDGSCHPIESNKGWKLGEVVHYMIQNFSTAYTTTFGVFMNSRQWNKLTPEQQDAMTQISREWAVKHAQAWDESDKEGMAFFKEKGGVVIPQSEEESERWRVAAQPVLDNYIQKVSEKGVDGKAVVDFIKSNM, encoded by the coding sequence ATGAAAAAATGGTCTGTGTTAATAGTTTTTTTATTATGCCTGTCCTGGGCATGTCATGTCTCAGCCAAAACCACCCTTCGATACTCCAATTTTTTCCCGCCCACACACATTCAGAGTCAGCTTGCTGAGAGCTGGTGCAAGGAAGTTGAAAAAAGAACCCACGGGGAAGTGGTTATTCAGTATTTTCCGGCCTCCACCCTGACCAAAGCCCCCCAGACCTATGACGGGGTGGTCCAGGGCATTACCGATATCGGTATGACCGCCTTGGGTTATTCCCGGGGGCGCTTTCCGGTGGCCGAGGCCATTGATCTGCCCATGGGATACACCTCCGGGGTCCAGGCAACGACCGTGGCCAATGCCATGTACGAACAGTTTAAGCCAGAAGAGTTCAAAGAGACCCATATCCTATATTTTCATGCCCATGGTCCGGGCCTGATCCACACCCGGGATAAGGAAATTCATAGCCTTGAAGACCTGCAGGGCCTTAAGATCAGAAGCACCGGAACCAGCGGCCTGGTGATGGGTGCTTTGGGCGCATCCCCCGTGGGTAAAAGCATGAGAGAGTGCTACCAGATGCTGCAAAAAGGTGTGGTGGACGGGTCCTGCCACCCCATTGAATCCAACAAAGGCTGGAAACTGGGTGAAGTGGTTCACTATATGATTCAGAATTTTTCCACGGCGTATACCACCACCTTCGGTGTATTTATGAACAGCCGTCAGTGGAACAAGCTTACGCCGGAACAGCAGGACGCCATGACTCAGATCAGCCGGGAGTGGGCCGTGAAGCATGCCCAGGCCTGGGACGAATCCGACAAAGAGGGCATGGCTTTTTTCAAGGAAAAGGGCGGGGTTGTCATTCCCCAGTCCGAAGAAGAATCTGAACGGTGGCGCGTTGCTGCACAACCCGTTCTTGATAATTATATTCAAAAAGTCTCTGAAAAGGGCGTAGATGGAAAGGCTGTTGTGGATTTTATCAAATCCAATATGTAA
- a CDS encoding MFS transporter permease: protein MGEAKKQNIISKEEAVFWMDKDGTWHNEHGKLEHPRIIKYFNQSIGKDAQGYFLSQIINDVEEKVYFPYEETAVFVVDFVQKETGIELNLNTLETIALDPDTLYTKSDALFMESDAHLIKFSQNALARMSSFLEETPQGLALNLGRTQTVIRER, encoded by the coding sequence ATGGGTGAGGCAAAAAAGCAGAACATCATTTCCAAAGAAGAGGCTGTTTTCTGGATGGACAAAGACGGCACCTGGCACAATGAGCACGGGAAGCTGGAACATCCAAGGATCATCAAATATTTTAACCAGTCCATTGGAAAAGACGCACAGGGATATTTTTTATCACAGATCATCAATGATGTTGAAGAAAAGGTCTATTTCCCCTATGAAGAGACAGCGGTTTTTGTGGTGGATTTTGTCCAAAAAGAGACTGGTATCGAGTTAAACTTAAATACCCTTGAGACCATTGCCCTTGATCCTGACACCCTTTACACAAAATCGGATGCACTTTTTATGGAATCGGACGCACATTTGATCAAATTTAGCCAGAACGCCCTGGCCCGGATGTCATCTTTTTTAGAGGAGACGCCCCAGGGACTTGCTTTGAATCTTGGCCGGACCCAGACGGTCATTCGTGAACGATAG
- a CDS encoding methyl-accepting chemotaxis protein yields MNKLSLKMKLIVGFSLILMVLIIISLSGFIAINRASIGFKQYEDMAMATNLAGRLQANLLTARLNVKNYLISGSEDALNNFEARWNAMEKFDQEAEKMIHNPERAALIKEIGTHIEEYHDGFNQVVKHKEHRNRLVNEEIDVKGPLMLKSLTEIMTSAKTDGDVEAAYYAGLILKDQIISRLYMEKFLNTNAQAHADRVHKEFERVDEKLSTLDKQLENPKRRALLKKIIELKKSYANSFDELVNTIFARNEIIANTLDRIGPEIADNIEKVKLSILEEQKTVGSQLNAADRKAVALIAALSVVALALGIGIVIVIIRGVMSQLGSDPNEIEQIAQSIANGNLALKFDGGAKNRGVYASMKHMTENLTAMIKDITVGTQTIDRSSAELSTVTEQITANVEQASDRSNNVSAATEEMSTNINGVASATEQTTANLQTIVAAIEEMSATINEIAGNTAKGSDTTSKAVKTAEAVSGKVDELGAAANEISKVTETIADISEQTNLLALNATIEAARAGEAGKGFAVVAGEIKALAQQTAEATGEISTRIDGVRTTTEESVAAIRSIVDVIDEINGIVTTVAAAIEEQSATTREISSNISQAASGVQEVNENMNQAATVVAEVNQDITQVNEATQEVKAGGLKVQASVAQFSDLAKNLNELVSRFTL; encoded by the coding sequence ATGAATAAACTATCTTTAAAAATGAAATTAATCGTTGGGTTTTCCTTAATTCTGATGGTGCTGATCATTATTTCTCTATCCGGGTTTATTGCCATAAACCGCGCAAGCATCGGATTTAAACAGTATGAGGACATGGCGATGGCGACCAACCTTGCCGGACGTCTCCAGGCCAATCTGCTGACGGCCCGTTTGAATGTCAAAAACTACCTGATCTCGGGCAGTGAAGACGCCTTAAACAATTTTGAAGCTCGATGGAACGCGATGGAAAAATTTGATCAAGAGGCGGAAAAAATGATCCACAATCCTGAACGGGCCGCACTGATCAAGGAGATAGGCACGCACATTGAAGAATACCATGACGGATTTAATCAGGTAGTAAAGCACAAAGAACATCGCAACAGGCTGGTAAACGAGGAGATTGACGTTAAGGGACCGCTGATGCTTAAATCTCTGACTGAAATTATGACATCCGCCAAAACCGACGGAGATGTAGAAGCGGCTTACTATGCCGGTTTGATCTTGAAAGATCAAATAATATCCCGCCTTTACATGGAAAAATTTTTAAATACAAATGCCCAGGCCCATGCCGACAGGGTCCATAAAGAGTTTGAAAGGGTGGACGAAAAGCTGTCCACGTTGGACAAGCAACTTGAAAACCCAAAACGCAGGGCCTTACTGAAAAAGATTATTGAGCTAAAAAAAAGCTATGCTAATTCATTTGACGAACTGGTCAACACGATTTTTGCCCGGAACGAAATCATTGCCAATACCCTTGACCGCATCGGGCCTGAAATTGCCGACAATATCGAAAAAGTAAAACTCAGCATTTTAGAGGAGCAGAAAACTGTCGGCTCACAGCTTAATGCGGCAGATAGAAAGGCCGTAGCCCTCATTGCTGCGCTCAGTGTTGTTGCACTTGCACTTGGCATCGGGATTGTTATCGTAATCATCCGAGGTGTTATGTCCCAGCTTGGCAGTGATCCCAATGAAATAGAACAAATCGCCCAAAGTATCGCCAATGGGAATCTCGCACTTAAGTTTGATGGTGGCGCTAAAAACAGAGGGGTTTATGCCAGTATGAAACATATGACTGAAAACCTGACTGCCATGATCAAAGATATTACGGTGGGCACCCAGACAATCGACCGATCCTCAGCCGAACTGTCAACGGTCACCGAGCAGATTACTGCCAATGTCGAACAGGCGTCCGATCGGTCAAATAATGTATCGGCGGCGACCGAAGAAATGTCCACGAATATCAACGGTGTTGCGTCTGCGACAGAACAGACCACAGCCAATCTTCAAACCATTGTTGCAGCAATAGAAGAAATGAGCGCCACGATCAATGAAATCGCCGGAAACACCGCCAAGGGTAGTGACACCACATCCAAGGCTGTCAAAACAGCTGAAGCGGTTTCCGGCAAAGTGGATGAGCTGGGGGCCGCAGCAAATGAGATCAGTAAAGTAACCGAAACCATAGCCGATATTTCAGAGCAGACCAATCTTCTGGCATTGAATGCCACCATTGAAGCGGCCAGGGCCGGAGAAGCCGGTAAAGGCTTTGCCGTTGTCGCCGGCGAAATCAAGGCCCTTGCCCAACAGACGGCAGAGGCAACCGGCGAGATCAGCACCCGGATTGACGGCGTCCGCACGACCACAGAGGAGTCGGTTGCGGCAATCCGGTCGATTGTGGACGTCATTGATGAAATAAACGGCATTGTTACCACAGTGGCCGCAGCCATAGAAGAGCAGTCCGCCACCACACGTGAAATTTCAAGTAATATCAGCCAGGCCGCTTCGGGTGTCCAGGAAGTCAATGAAAACATGAACCAGGCCGCGACAGTCGTTGCCGAAGTCAATCAGGATATCACCCAGGTGAATGAGGCAACCCAGGAGGTGAAGGCCGGCGGTCTCAAAGTCCAGGCCAGTGTGGCACAGTTCTCTGATCTGGCAAAAAACCTGAATGAGCTGGTGAGTCGGTTTACGCTTTAG
- a CDS encoding TRAP transporter small permease, producing MKLPDRILNFISDLLRSAGALALTLMMLITVVDVVGRFFKHPIFGSVEIVGFLAVAVAAAALPHTYKVGGHVGVEIITRLLPRKMRLLLDLFTRVLTLLLFAVVAWQMFIYAKDMKQAGEVSMNLEFPLHYIVLVLAVCLAFFSGTILQQIVDTVNQLRKGTTG from the coding sequence ATGAAATTGCCGGACCGTATTTTAAATTTTATTTCCGACCTGCTCAGATCTGCCGGTGCCCTTGCACTGACATTGATGATGCTCATCACCGTGGTGGATGTGGTGGGTCGGTTTTTCAAGCACCCCATTTTCGGATCTGTTGAGATCGTGGGCTTTTTAGCTGTGGCCGTGGCTGCAGCGGCCCTGCCCCATACCTATAAAGTGGGGGGACATGTGGGCGTTGAGATCATCACCCGGCTTTTGCCCCGCAAGATGCGTCTGCTGCTGGATCTGTTTACCCGGGTTCTGACTCTGCTTCTCTTTGCCGTGGTGGCCTGGCAGATGTTCATTTATGCCAAAGACATGAAGCAGGCCGGTGAAGTTTCCATGAACCTGGAATTTCCGCTGCACTATATTGTTCTTGTTCTGGCTGTGTGCCTTGCGTTTTTTTCAGGTACCATTCTTCAGCAGATTGTTGACACCGTCAACCAATTAAGAAAAGGCACAACCGGATGA